Proteins from a genomic interval of Lacticaseibacillus pabuli:
- a CDS encoding fructose-6-phosphate aldolase, with protein MRFLLDTINIPDIKRYSSHLPISGITCNPSIIKAEGHIDFYKQMQDIYGLLNPGDTFHIQVSGTTKEQMLWDAHAIIQRIGNDISIKVPTTFTGLQVIKQLKEEGINVTATAIYTKIQGLLAIAAGADYIAPYYNRMQSSGIDAEDVIRSFHQAIVRDDSDTKILAASFHNVIQVTTALEAGADAVTLPPALLKNAIDIAPVEQAVSDFSADWAAVFGAGNYIDRL; from the coding sequence ATGCGATTTTTGCTAGACACCATTAATATTCCAGATATAAAACGCTATTCGAGTCACCTACCCATCAGCGGGATTACATGCAATCCGTCCATAATCAAAGCAGAGGGCCACATTGACTTCTACAAGCAAATGCAAGACATCTATGGCCTGTTGAATCCCGGGGATACCTTCCATATCCAAGTCTCCGGCACGACCAAGGAACAGATGCTGTGGGACGCACATGCCATCATTCAGCGCATCGGCAATGACATCAGTATCAAGGTGCCGACCACCTTCACAGGACTGCAAGTGATCAAACAACTCAAGGAAGAGGGCATCAACGTTACCGCAACAGCAATCTATACCAAAATCCAGGGTCTGCTGGCAATTGCTGCGGGTGCTGACTACATCGCGCCATATTACAACCGAATGCAGAGCAGCGGCATTGACGCTGAGGACGTCATCCGTAGCTTCCACCAAGCGATTGTCCGCGACGATTCGGATACGAAGATTCTCGCAGCCAGTTTCCACAACGTTATCCAGGTCACCACGGCCCTGGAAGCGGGCGCTGATGCCGTGACATTACCACCCGCATTGTTGAAGAACGCCATCGACATCGCGCCGGTTGAGCAAGCGGTTAGTGATTTTAGTGCGGACTGGGCGGCCGTGTTTGGCGCGGGTAATTATATCGATCGGCTATAA
- a CDS encoding aldo/keto reductase has protein sequence MNTMVIGNQRVPVLGMGTWHMGDGGRPRQDAEVASLQYGLDHGLRVIDTAEMYGEGAAERIVGQAIAGRKREDIYLISKFYPWHAMDAEIRKALARSLKRLGTDYLDLYLLHWRGDTPLAETIGTLRELKQAGFIRDYGVSNFDTADLNEARAVPGGKQIVANEVLYNLAARGIEYDLIANQRQHDVALIGYSPFGSGSGKSIQLPQSVQGIAAAHHLSAQQLLLAWALRSGQVLSIPKTGSVAHMQSNIDASGVQFSADELAEIDRSFPAPTSKEPLKTI, from the coding sequence TTGAATACAATGGTAATTGGTAACCAGCGCGTTCCCGTGCTGGGGATGGGTACTTGGCACATGGGCGATGGTGGTCGGCCGCGGCAAGATGCAGAAGTAGCCAGTCTGCAGTATGGCCTGGATCATGGCTTGCGGGTCATTGATACTGCGGAGATGTACGGTGAAGGCGCCGCGGAGCGTATCGTCGGGCAGGCGATTGCAGGTCGCAAGCGCGAAGACATCTACCTCATTTCGAAATTTTACCCCTGGCACGCCATGGACGCAGAGATTCGCAAAGCGTTAGCACGGTCACTCAAACGGCTTGGGACAGACTACTTGGATTTGTACTTGCTTCACTGGCGCGGCGACACACCACTGGCTGAGACCATTGGGACGTTGCGTGAACTCAAGCAGGCGGGGTTCATCCGAGACTACGGTGTTTCAAATTTTGATACTGCTGATTTGAACGAAGCCCGTGCGGTTCCAGGCGGTAAGCAGATTGTCGCCAATGAGGTACTTTACAATCTGGCGGCACGTGGCATCGAGTACGACTTGATTGCCAATCAGCGCCAGCATGACGTGGCACTCATTGGGTATTCACCGTTTGGTTCCGGCAGTGGCAAGAGTATTCAACTGCCACAGTCAGTACAAGGTATCGCGGCGGCGCATCACCTCAGTGCACAACAATTATTGCTGGCCTGGGCACTGCGCAGCGGTCAGGTGTTGAGTATTCCTAAAACCGGCTCGGTGGCCCATATGCAATCAAATATTGACGCCAGTGGTGTGCAATTTAGTGCGGATGAGCTAGCCGAAATTGACCGCAGTTTCCCCGCGCCGACGTCGAAGGAACCACTGAAAACGATTTGA